The following proteins come from a genomic window of Flavobacterium eburneipallidum:
- a CDS encoding response regulator → MNKKIIWVVDDDAIYQTIINKLIQKAGIFSSHSSFTNGKEAITNLNSILDNKKTDLVPDIILLDINMPVMDGWEFMEEIKSLKSLIKKEITIYIVSSSIASEDKNKSKSFTDITGYIPKPISVNDLLSIVTEKE, encoded by the coding sequence ATGAATAAAAAGATAATCTGGGTTGTAGATGACGATGCCATTTACCAAACCATCATCAATAAATTAATTCAAAAGGCGGGTATCTTTTCGTCTCACTCTTCGTTTACAAATGGTAAAGAAGCGATAACAAACTTGAATTCTATACTTGATAACAAAAAAACTGATTTGGTACCTGATATTATTTTATTAGATATCAATATGCCTGTCATGGATGGATGGGAATTTATGGAAGAAATCAAATCCCTCAAATCATTGATAAAAAAAGAAATTACAATATACATTGTAAGTTCATCAATTGCAAGTGAAGATAAAAACAAATCAAAATCCTTTACAGACATTACTGGATATATCCCTAAACCAATTTCTGTAAATGACTTGTTATCGATTGTAACTGAAAAAGAATAA
- a CDS encoding sensor histidine kinase → MKNENNWTSFINWFAIRPRTSGFMLFSVIAIASISINIQRNQIQKEEERNQMKTILADAHQNIEQSLKNCYTTSITLALCLDNNGVPQNFDSISKQLIRSNSLISAVQLVPNGIIKYIYPMKGNEAAMNLDILGTKHLKEEAKKSIETQKIYFAGPLELKQGGIGIVGRLPIYNNNKFWGFTAVIIKLETLFNISGIRSIDQSKYYFQFSKKNPTTGKETFFLPSKTDLSKSYFVSQSISDSDWTLYLVAKNPYTIYPAILLRVLLGFIVAILFGILTTKILKKPEELEKLLKEQETKLLKNELRFKTIFDQATVGFAILDASTGDLIEANKKYCNMLGYSIDEIKKIGIANLSHPDDFGTSLQYIRKLNEGEIEEYSCEKRYITKSGKTIWVIFNVSPLWEINDKPNTHIAFIKDITKRKEAEVLIQKSEERFKSLIDTIDGIVWEYDLENMTSTFISKKVETILGYSVEDYSSSPSFWEDHIHPEDQEFAIALSAKVNKNYVNHDYEYRMISKNGKIIWVRDIMNYVFENDKPVISRGIMIDITVMKEAENNLNNSLQLVTEQNKRLLNFSYIVSHNLRSHTSNIQSIVSLIESADSQEERGEMIDLLKSVSDSLDETMQHLNEVVNINTNVNLVIQPLNLSQYVSKVKEILAEQILLNEVSFISNIPESAMINYNSAYLESILYNLISNAIRYRHPLRKPVITLKLEKINNADVIEVSDNGIGIDLERNADKIFGMYKTFSNNPESRGIGLFITKNQIDAMHGSITVASTPNIGSTFKIYTNE, encoded by the coding sequence ATGAAAAATGAAAATAATTGGACTAGTTTTATAAATTGGTTTGCAATTAGACCAAGAACTTCTGGATTTATGTTATTCAGTGTTATTGCTATTGCATCTATATCTATAAACATCCAGCGGAATCAAATCCAGAAAGAAGAAGAACGAAATCAGATGAAAACTATTTTAGCTGATGCTCATCAAAATATAGAGCAATCGCTAAAAAATTGTTACACTACCTCTATTACACTTGCACTTTGCCTCGATAATAATGGTGTTCCTCAAAATTTTGATTCAATAAGCAAACAACTAATACGATCCAATTCTCTTATTAGTGCAGTACAATTAGTTCCTAATGGAATTATAAAGTACATATACCCTATGAAAGGGAATGAAGCTGCAATGAATTTAGACATTTTGGGAACGAAACATCTCAAAGAAGAAGCCAAAAAATCTATTGAAACTCAAAAAATCTATTTTGCTGGACCACTTGAGTTAAAACAAGGAGGCATCGGTATTGTTGGTCGACTTCCCATATACAATAATAACAAGTTTTGGGGATTTACTGCGGTAATCATCAAATTAGAAACCTTATTCAATATATCTGGAATTCGATCAATTGATCAATCTAAATACTATTTTCAGTTTTCAAAAAAAAATCCAACCACTGGAAAAGAAACTTTTTTTCTGCCTTCAAAGACCGATTTATCTAAAAGTTACTTTGTTTCACAGTCTATTTCAGATAGTGATTGGACACTTTATCTAGTTGCAAAAAATCCTTACACCATATATCCTGCTATATTGCTTAGGGTTCTTTTAGGTTTTATAGTTGCTATTTTATTTGGTATTTTAACAACTAAAATATTGAAAAAACCAGAAGAATTAGAAAAATTACTCAAGGAGCAAGAAACAAAACTCTTAAAAAATGAGTTGCGATTTAAAACTATTTTTGACCAAGCTACTGTAGGCTTTGCCATTTTAGATGCCAGTACTGGTGATCTAATTGAAGCCAATAAAAAATACTGCAATATGCTTGGCTACAGTATTGATGAAATAAAAAAAATTGGTATTGCTAACTTATCTCACCCAGATGATTTTGGTACTAGTTTGCAATATATAAGAAAATTAAACGAAGGAGAAATTGAAGAATACTCCTGTGAAAAGCGCTACATCACTAAATCGGGTAAGACTATTTGGGTCATTTTTAATGTTTCTCCACTTTGGGAAATCAACGACAAACCCAATACTCATATTGCTTTTATCAAGGATATTACAAAAAGAAAAGAAGCAGAAGTATTGATTCAAAAAAGTGAAGAAAGATTCAAATCACTTATTGATACCATTGATGGAATTGTTTGGGAATATGATTTAGAAAACATGACCTCTACTTTCATAAGCAAAAAAGTAGAAACTATTCTAGGCTATTCTGTTGAAGACTACAGCTCTAGCCCAAGTTTTTGGGAAGACCACATCCATCCAGAAGATCAAGAATTTGCTATTGCTTTATCTGCCAAAGTCAACAAAAATTATGTTAACCATGATTATGAATACCGAATGATTAGTAAAAATGGTAAAATAATCTGGGTAAGAGATATTATGAATTATGTGTTTGAAAACGACAAACCTGTAATTTCTAGAGGTATAATGATTGATATTACAGTCATGAAAGAAGCCGAAAATAATTTGAACAACTCTTTACAATTAGTTACCGAACAAAATAAACGTCTGCTAAATTTTTCATATATTGTATCTCACAATTTAAGATCGCATACAAGCAATATTCAATCAATCGTTTCCTTAATAGAATCAGCAGATTCACAAGAAGAACGTGGTGAAATGATTGACTTATTGAAATCTGTTTCCGATTCACTGGACGAAACCATGCAGCACCTGAACGAAGTGGTCAATATTAACACAAATGTTAACTTGGTTATTCAACCTTTAAATTTGAGCCAGTATGTTAGTAAAGTAAAAGAAATTCTTGCTGAACAAATTCTACTAAACGAAGTTTCTTTCATTAGTAATATTCCAGAAAGCGCTATGATTAATTACAATTCAGCCTACTTGGAAAGTATTCTTTATAATTTAATTTCAAATGCAATACGTTACAGACATCCACTGCGAAAACCAGTGATAACATTAAAATTAGAAAAAATCAACAATGCCGATGTCATTGAAGTTTCAGACAATGGAATTGGAATTGATTTAGAAAGAAATGCCGACAAAATTTTTGGAATGTACAAAACTTTTAGCAACAATCCTGAATCAAGAGGAATTGGTTTATTCATAACCAAAAATCAAATCGACGCTATGCACGGTAGCATAACTGTAGCAAGCACACCAAATATAGGATCCACATTTAAAATTTATACCAATGAATAA
- the uvrB gene encoding excinuclease ABC subunit UvrB, whose product MKFQVVSDYLPKGDQPQAIAKLAQGIEAGEQFQTLLGVTGSGKTFTVANVIQEVQKPTLILAHNKTLAAQLYSEFKQFFPNNAVEYFVSYYDYYQPEAFMPVSGVFIEKDLSINEELEKMRLSTTSSLLSGRRDIIVVASVSCIYGIGNPVEFQKNVIAIERDQVISRTKLLHSLVQSLYSRTEADFNPGNFRIKGDTLEVYPSYADDAYRIHFFGDEIEEIESFDIKTSKVIERFEQLTIYPANMFVTSPDTLQSAIWQIQQDLVKQVDYFKETGKHLEAKRLEERTNFDLEMIRELGYCSGIENYSRYLDGREAGTRPFCLLDYFPKDYLMVVDESHVTLSQVHAMYGGDRSRKENLVEYGFRLPAAMDNRPLKFEEFEAMQNQVVYVSATPADYELQKCDGVYVEQIIRPTGLLDPIIEIRPSLNQIDDLIEEIQTRAEIDERVLVTTLTKRMAEELAKYLDKVSIRCRYVHSDVDTLERIEIMQDLRKGLFDVLIGVNLLREGLDLPEVSLVAILDADKEGFLRSHRSLTQTIGRAARNLNGKAIMYADKITDSMQKTIDETNYRRTKQINFNTQNNQVPVALNKKIESAFTNNKLVEYELGHTLNTAAEPETTYLSKPEIEKLIREKRKAMEKAAKDLDFMQAAKLRDAIKALQEQLA is encoded by the coding sequence ATGAAATTCCAAGTCGTATCCGATTACCTGCCCAAAGGCGACCAACCACAAGCCATAGCAAAATTAGCTCAAGGCATTGAGGCAGGCGAACAATTCCAAACTTTATTGGGTGTAACGGGTTCGGGGAAAACGTTTACTGTTGCCAATGTCATTCAAGAGGTGCAAAAACCAACTTTGATTTTGGCACACAACAAAACCTTGGCGGCTCAATTGTACTCGGAATTCAAGCAGTTTTTTCCAAATAATGCCGTGGAATATTTCGTTTCTTATTACGATTATTATCAGCCTGAAGCTTTTATGCCGGTTTCAGGAGTGTTTATCGAAAAGGATTTATCCATAAACGAAGAGTTGGAAAAAATGCGTTTGAGCACCACTTCTTCCCTGCTTTCGGGGCGAAGAGATATCATTGTGGTAGCCTCTGTTTCCTGCATTTATGGTATTGGAAATCCTGTAGAATTTCAAAAAAATGTTATTGCTATTGAGAGAGATCAAGTCATTTCTCGTACCAAACTATTGCATAGTTTAGTTCAGAGTTTATATTCAAGAACCGAAGCTGATTTTAATCCTGGAAATTTTAGAATAAAAGGCGACACACTCGAAGTCTATCCGAGTTATGCCGACGATGCCTATCGAATTCATTTCTTTGGAGACGAAATTGAAGAAATTGAAAGCTTCGACATTAAAACTTCCAAAGTTATTGAGCGATTCGAACAACTCACGATTTATCCCGCGAATATGTTCGTGACTTCGCCTGACACACTGCAAAGTGCTATTTGGCAAATTCAACAAGATTTGGTAAAACAAGTAGATTATTTCAAGGAAACAGGCAAACATCTCGAAGCCAAAAGACTTGAAGAACGAACCAATTTCGACTTGGAAATGATTCGCGAATTGGGTTATTGTTCTGGAATTGAAAATTATTCCCGTTACCTTGATGGGCGAGAAGCTGGAACAAGACCTTTTTGTTTATTGGATTATTTCCCAAAAGATTATTTGATGGTTGTAGATGAAAGTCATGTTACGCTTTCGCAAGTTCACGCTATGTATGGGGGCGACCGCAGTAGAAAAGAAAACTTGGTAGAATATGGTTTTCGACTGCCTGCTGCAATGGATAATCGTCCGTTGAAGTTTGAGGAATTTGAAGCGATGCAAAACCAAGTCGTTTATGTTTCGGCAACGCCAGCCGATTATGAATTGCAAAAATGCGATGGTGTATATGTAGAGCAAATTATTCGTCCAACGGGATTATTAGATCCTATTATTGAAATCCGTCCGAGTTTGAACCAAATCGATGATTTGATTGAGGAAATTCAAACCCGAGCAGAGATTGACGAACGAGTTTTGGTCACCACTTTAACCAAAAGAATGGCTGAAGAGTTGGCTAAATATTTGGATAAAGTCAGCATTCGTTGCCGTTATGTTCATTCAGATGTAGATACCTTAGAACGTATCGAAATTATGCAGGATTTACGAAAAGGATTGTTTGATGTTTTGATTGGTGTAAACTTATTGCGTGAAGGTTTGGATTTACCCGAAGTTTCGTTGGTAGCTATTTTGGATGCTGATAAAGAAGGATTTTTGAGGAGTCACCGTTCGTTGACCCAAACCATTGGTCGTGCCGCAAGAAACTTGAATGGAAAAGCCATTATGTATGCCGACAAAATTACGGACAGTATGCAAAAAACCATTGACGAAACCAATTACCGCAGAACGAAACAAATTAATTTCAATACCCAAAACAATCAGGTTCCTGTGGCATTGAACAAAAAAATTGAAAGTGCTTTTACCAATAATAAATTGGTCGAATACGAACTAGGACATACTTTAAACACAGCTGCTGAACCTGAAACTACTTATTTATCGAAACCCGAAATCGAAAAATTAATTCGTGAAAAGCGAAAAGCAATGGAAAAAGCCGCCAAAGATTTGGATTTTATGCAGGCAGCAAAACTACGTGATGCCATAAAAGCTTTGCAAGAACAATTAGCTTAA
- the rlmF gene encoding 23S rRNA (adenine(1618)-N(6))-methyltransferase RlmF: MKPIIEKTNLHPRNQHRLGYNFEALITVCPELKNFVIVNEHNIDMKDNERAKQTIDFSNPEAVKALNKALLILDYDIINWDIPENYLCPPIPGRVDYIHYLADVLASNNNGLIPEGENVQVLDIGVGANCIYPILGNSVYGWSFVGTEIDENAIQNCKKIIETNPRLIDFISLQQQTESRFIFKNIITPEDRFSLTICNPPFHNSKEEANKSSIRKINNLENTRTTKPVLNFGGQNAELWCEGGELGFITQMIFESAKYPMQCLWFTTLVSKKENLGSLYKTLNKVNPVEIKTIDMAQGQKISRILAWTFQTEIQQRNWKFEPEQPIFL; the protein is encoded by the coding sequence TTGAAACCGATTATCGAAAAAACCAATTTACATCCCAGAAATCAACACCGATTAGGATATAATTTTGAAGCATTAATTACTGTTTGTCCTGAACTCAAAAACTTTGTAATTGTCAATGAACACAACATTGATATGAAAGACAACGAACGAGCAAAACAAACCATCGATTTTAGCAATCCCGAAGCCGTAAAAGCACTCAATAAAGCCTTATTAATACTCGATTACGACATCATAAATTGGGATATTCCAGAAAATTATCTTTGTCCTCCTATTCCAGGTCGTGTGGATTACATTCATTATCTAGCTGATGTATTGGCCTCGAATAATAACGGACTTATTCCAGAAGGTGAGAATGTACAAGTTTTGGATATTGGCGTTGGTGCGAATTGTATTTATCCAATACTAGGTAATTCGGTTTACGGCTGGTCTTTTGTAGGAACAGAAATTGACGAGAATGCCATTCAAAACTGTAAAAAAATTATTGAAACTAATCCTAGATTAATCGATTTCATTAGTTTACAACAACAAACGGAATCCCGTTTTATTTTCAAAAACATTATCACGCCCGAAGATCGATTTTCGTTAACGATTTGCAATCCGCCTTTTCATAATTCGAAGGAAGAGGCGAACAAATCCTCCATTCGCAAAATCAATAATTTGGAAAACACCCGAACTACTAAACCTGTTCTAAATTTTGGTGGACAAAATGCCGAATTATGGTGCGAAGGTGGCGAATTGGGTTTTATCACTCAAATGATTTTCGAAAGTGCCAAATACCCGATGCAATGCCTTTGGTTTACGACTTTGGTTTCTAAAAAGGAGAATTTAGGAAGCTTGTACAAAACGCTGAACAAAGTAAATCCTGTCGAAATCAAAACCATTGATATGGCGCAAGGTCAGAAAATCAGCCGAATATTAGCTTGGACTTTCCAAACGGAAATACAACAGAGGAATTGGAAATTTGAACCCGAACAGCCAATATTTTTGTAA
- a CDS encoding thiamine diphosphokinase gives MSSHHIVRDDQEPALIIANGAACNPELLGQLLEWSPLVIVLDSAMERVLELGIKVDVLLGDFDRGFDPEYYKDKQFPLEIVHTPDQNKTDLEKAFDYLVERKIPAVNVIWATGKRADHTITNITNITRYRNSLKIVVLDDHSKVFLLPQKYEKWYPANTTISLIPIGLVTGIYSENLFYPLDNESLTIGYRTGSSNHVKEDGMVTIEYKEGDLLLMECWD, from the coding sequence ATGTCTTCACACCATATTGTTCGCGACGACCAAGAACCTGCTTTAATTATTGCCAACGGAGCCGCCTGCAATCCCGAATTATTAGGACAATTGCTAGAATGGTCGCCATTGGTTATTGTTTTGGACTCGGCAATGGAACGGGTTTTGGAATTAGGCATAAAAGTGGATGTTTTATTGGGCGATTTCGATCGTGGTTTTGACCCCGAATATTACAAAGACAAACAATTTCCGCTCGAAATTGTGCATACGCCAGACCAAAACAAAACCGATTTAGAAAAAGCATTCGACTATCTTGTGGAAAGAAAAATTCCCGCAGTAAATGTAATTTGGGCAACTGGAAAGCGTGCCGATCACACCATTACCAATATTACGAACATTACCCGATACCGAAATTCACTGAAAATTGTAGTTCTCGACGATCATTCTAAAGTATTTTTATTACCCCAAAAATATGAAAAATGGTATCCTGCCAATACTACTATTTCACTTATTCCCATTGGTCTTGTAACCGGAATTTATTCTGAAAATCTCTTTTATCCTTTGGATAATGAAAGTTTAACCATTGGTTACAGAACTGGTAGTAGTAATCATGTCAAAGAGGACGGAATGGTTACTATCGAATACAAAGAGGGCGATTTATTATTAATGGAATGTTGGGATTAA